A DNA window from Choloepus didactylus isolate mChoDid1 chromosome 9, mChoDid1.pri, whole genome shotgun sequence contains the following coding sequences:
- the LOC119544934 gene encoding ATP-dependent RNA helicase DDX3X-like: MGEIIMGNIELTRYTRPTPVQKHAIPIIKEKRDLMACAQTGSGKTAAFLLPILSQIYSDGPGDALRAMKENGRYGRRKQYPISLVLAPTRELAVQIYEEARKFSYRSRVRPCVVYGGADIGQQIRDLERGCHLLVATPGRLVDMMERGKIGLDFCKYLVLDEADRMSDMGFEPQIRRIVEQDTMPPKGVRHTMMFSATFPKEIQMLARDFLDEYIFLAVGRVGSTSENITQKVVWVEESDKRSFLLDLNATGKDSLTLVFVETKKGADSLEDFLYHEGYACTSIHGDRSQRDREEALHQFRSGKSPILVATAVAARGLDISNVKHVINFDLPSDIEEYVHRIGRTGRVGNLGLATSFFNERNINITKDLLDLLVEAKQEVPSWLENMAYEHHYKGSSRGRSKSSRFSGGFGARDYRQSSGASNSSFSSSRASSSRSGGGGHGSSRGFGGGGYGGFYNSDGYGGNYNSQGVDWWGN; encoded by the coding sequence ATGGGAGAAATTATCATGGGAAACATTGAGCTTACTCGTTATACTCGCCCAACTCCTGTGCAAAAGCATGCTATTCCTATTATCAAGGAAAAAAGAGACTTGATGGCTTGTGCCCAAACAGGGTCTGGAAAAACTGCAGcatttcttttgcccatcttGAGCCAGATTTACTCAGATGGTCCAGGTGATGCTTTGAGGGCCATGAAGGAAAATGGGAGATATGGGCGCCGCAAACAATACCCAATCTCCTTGGTGTTGGCACCAACGAGAGAATTGGCAGTACAGATCTACGAGGAAGCCAGGAAATTTTCATACCGATCTCGAGTTCGTCCTTGTGTGGTTTATGGTGGTGCTGATATTGGCCAGCAGATTCGAGACTTAGAACGTGGATGCCACTTGTTAGTAGCCACTCCAGGACGTCTAGTGGATatgatggaaagaggaaagattgGATTAGATTTCTGCAAGTACTTGGTATTGGATGAAGCTGATCGGATGTCGGATATGGGGTTTGAACCTCAGATACGGCGAATAGTTGAACAAGACACTATGCCACCAAAGGGAGTTCGCCACACCATGATGTTTAGTGCTACTTTTCCTAAGGAAATACAGATGCTTGCTCGTGACTTCTTGGATGAATATATCTTTCTGGCTGTAGGAAGAGTAGGCTCTACCTCTGAGAATATTACACAGAAAGTAGTATGGGTGGAAGAGTCAGACAAACGGTCATTCCTACTTGACCTAAATGCAACAGGCAAGGATTCACTGACCTTAGTGTTTGTGGAGACCAAAAAGGGTGCAGATTCTCTTGAGGATTTCTTGTATCATGAAGGATATGCCTGTACCAGTATCCATGGAGACCGATCTCAGAGAGATAGAGAAGAGGCCCTTCACCAGTTCCGCTCAGGAAAAAGCCCAATTCTAGTGGCTACAGCAGTAGCAGCAAGAGGACTGGACATTTCAAATGTGAAACATGTTATCAATTTCGACTTGCCAAGTGATATTGAAGAATACGTACATCGCATTGGCCGTACAGGACGTGTAGGAAACCTTGGTCTTGCCACCTCATTCTTCAATGAGAGGAACATAAACATCACCAAGGATTTGTTGGATCTTCTTGTTGAAGCTAAACAAGAAGTGCCATCCTGGTTAGAAAATATGGCTTATGAACACCACTACAAGGGTAGCAGTCGTGGACGTTCTAAGAGTAGTAGATTCAGTGGAGGATTTGGTGCCAGAGACTATCGACAAAGTAGTGGTGCCAGCAATTCTAGCTTTAGTAGCAGCCGTGCAAGCAGCAGTCGCAGTGGTGGAGGCGGTCACGGAAGCAGCAGAGGATTTGGTGGAGGTGGCTATGGAGGCTTTTACAACAGTGATGGATATGGAGGAAATTACAACTCCCAGGGGGTTGACTGGTGGGGCAACTGA